The Flavobacterium piscisymbiosum genome includes a region encoding these proteins:
- a CDS encoding fasciclin domain-containing protein — protein MKILYKLKQIALGALLLAMASSCDDTIEDVGGAQQNYNSVYGIIAANTNLATFTKAIDLAGLKSTFDKPDDFTFFIPTDAAFDAYLVKSGYVNSLGYPDITLVPVDVLREVVLSHVVKGVKKRVGYLDGVQADYLTTGELSTMANAEDADLYLLSVNVTNGVLKVNGSDKPAPGVDYYGTNGFVNVLDNVISLDPPAPVIEGVSNASPSPGEDIIVKGLNFVQVQNVKFDDKVVTFKVLSKTEIQVTVPADYGSNALVTVQTVYGVSNIATLGVRYLLYGDNFSGVASPVWDGGWGGTQDFQNTERVNRGTYSIKRTNNEGWTGMSIGFNSINVADYGYLKISVFPVKTTKLFFSIATDLPWATGFSVEVKAGEWNNLSIPFSDLKADKIGATISSLNIQEYSGEPGIVYFDDIGFL, from the coding sequence ATGAAAATATTATATAAATTAAAACAAATTGCATTAGGCGCACTTTTGCTTGCAATGGCTTCTTCCTGCGATGATACGATTGAAGATGTTGGAGGCGCTCAGCAAAATTATAACTCAGTTTACGGGATAATCGCAGCCAATACTAATTTAGCGACTTTTACCAAAGCTATAGATTTGGCAGGATTAAAATCTACTTTTGATAAACCCGACGATTTTACTTTTTTTATTCCTACAGATGCTGCTTTTGATGCTTATTTGGTAAAAAGCGGTTATGTAAATTCGCTTGGATATCCTGATATCACACTGGTTCCGGTAGATGTTTTAAGAGAGGTGGTTTTAAGTCATGTTGTAAAAGGAGTAAAAAAGAGAGTAGGCTATTTAGATGGTGTACAGGCTGATTATCTAACAACTGGCGAATTGTCTACAATGGCGAATGCAGAAGATGCAGATCTTTATTTGCTAAGTGTAAATGTTACAAATGGCGTTTTAAAAGTAAACGGATCTGATAAACCTGCTCCGGGAGTAGATTATTATGGTACAAATGGTTTTGTAAATGTTTTAGACAACGTAATATCTTTAGATCCTCCGGCTCCGGTAATTGAAGGCGTGTCTAATGCGTCTCCTTCTCCTGGAGAAGATATTATTGTTAAAGGTCTGAATTTTGTGCAAGTACAAAATGTTAAGTTTGACGACAAAGTTGTTACGTTTAAAGTATTATCTAAAACAGAAATACAAGTAACGGTTCCGGCAGATTATGGTTCTAATGCTCTTGTAACGGTACAAACAGTTTATGGTGTTTCAAATATTGCTACGCTGGGTGTGAGATATTTATTGTATGGTGATAACTTTTCAGGAGTAGCTTCACCAGTTTGGGACGGTGGCTGGGGAGGTACTCAGGATTTTCAAAATACAGAAAGAGTAAATCGTGGTACTTATTCTATTAAAAGAACAAATAATGAGGGTTGGACAGGTATGTCTATAGGGTTTAATTCTATTAATGTTGCAGATTATGGTTATTTGAAGATTTCTGTATTCCCTGTAAAAACAACTAAACTTTTCTTTTCTATCGCAACTGATTTACCTTGGGCTACAGGTTTTTCTGTTGAGGTAAAAGCGGGAGAGTGGAATAATCTTTCAATTCCGTTTTCGGATCTTAAAGCAGATAAGATTGGTGCAACGATAAGTTCATTAAACATTCAGGAATATTCAGGTGAACCTGGAATTGTGTATTTTGATGACATAGGTTTCTTATAA
- a CDS encoding IPT/TIG domain-containing protein, whose product MKNIKKILALKFYLLASVSIFLLNSCSNDDGGSSGTLAITGISKSVIDDPLIEGDRQVDVPTDVINAGNTYIIRGSGFSTLKTISFNGLETIFNPTLVTDNVIVVTVDSDTPYYNEMDEMKLVTNIGTLVYSVKVRPPFPSITGFPINPTPGDIITITGDYFLRPVVNFGTTKVEPISSSLTELTVKVPDDIQYKRLSVTNVSGTTVAGQSFGSAIYDDAYTSLSGGYALWNAANPYNDAYTKDPKQGAKCISWTAHQWGGLEFMVVISQVDLSRYKGIRVSLRGQNAGKIGVFLNGSDVIKPSYDFSSDWTYVEIPFSAFNNPTELNKITFQEFGGKAGGNTIYIDDLGLILK is encoded by the coding sequence ATGAAAAATATAAAAAAAATACTGGCATTGAAGTTTTATTTACTGGCTTCAGTTTCAATTTTCTTACTTAATTCTTGTTCTAATGACGACGGAGGTTCTTCGGGTACATTAGCCATAACGGGAATTAGCAAATCGGTTATAGATGATCCCTTGATAGAGGGTGACAGACAGGTCGATGTGCCAACAGATGTTATCAATGCGGGTAATACTTATATTATTAGAGGTTCTGGTTTTTCGACTTTAAAAACAATTTCTTTTAATGGTTTAGAAACTATATTTAATCCAACCCTGGTTACTGATAATGTGATTGTGGTAACTGTCGATTCAGATACTCCTTATTATAACGAAATGGATGAGATGAAATTGGTTACTAATATCGGAACATTAGTTTATTCCGTAAAAGTGAGACCTCCTTTTCCTAGTATTACAGGTTTTCCTATTAATCCTACTCCCGGAGATATAATCACAATTACTGGTGATTATTTCCTTCGTCCGGTTGTAAATTTTGGAACCACTAAAGTCGAACCAATTTCTTCTTCATTAACAGAGCTTACAGTAAAAGTGCCGGACGATATTCAGTACAAAAGATTATCTGTTACCAATGTTTCAGGTACAACCGTTGCGGGACAATCATTTGGAAGTGCTATTTACGACGATGCTTATACTTCGCTAAGTGGTGGTTATGCGTTATGGAATGCAGCTAATCCTTATAACGATGCTTATACTAAAGATCCTAAACAAGGTGCAAAATGTATTTCATGGACCGCTCATCAATGGGGAGGATTAGAATTTATGGTCGTTATCTCTCAAGTTGATCTTTCTAGATATAAAGGAATCAGAGTGAGTTTAAGAGGGCAAAATGCTGGTAAAATTGGTGTTTTCCTAAATGGAAGTGACGTAATTAAACCTTCATACGACTTTTCATCTGACTGGACTTATGTTGAAATTCCGTTCAGTGCTTTTAATAATCCGACAGAGCTAAATAAGATTACTTTTCAAGAGTTTGGAGGTAAAGCGGGAGGGAATACCATTTATATTGATGATTTGGGTCTGATATTAAAATAG
- a CDS encoding RagB/SusD family nutrient uptake outer membrane protein → MKIYKINFKSLAVFVLLALSASCSDDYLDRPVQDGYVSDNFYTSDEQVQRTTYGMYGRMWAPFYTKCFYALSELSSGNCWSNVDGNEVIQFKLTSDSFILSDPWRSCFSIIAQSNDLINNLDKNAKEGVSPAVIKNTIAEAHFFRAVSYFYLVRLFGPVPIIEDNLALAKNPMVNTNRIEDVYKFIENDLKYAAANLKSKVRLRGGSTENVFVSQGTAESFLAKVYLYERDYPNAKLMAEKVINSGEFGLLPNYADLFLTSKNNNEESIYSWQWSGAVNEYQAGNFSNVQYGLDILNDRVSYGAVYIPSNDIQEAFEIGDVRRKESYMIYGDTYPALKGDDVVGFTLDKAKYPNVLDATGAAVKKYVVGQETGETGPADNWGAMSNCNYIMRYADLLLIHAEAILAGASETSDPAAKASFNKIRKRAGLAELGVNVPLTKKALFQERRVEFAFEGEFWYDLGRLPRAEAIDIISKQDRGSDYEGVKHYTPVETDFIFPKPANDVRKNPKLKEAPVPYVFK, encoded by the coding sequence ATGAAAATATATAAAATAAATTTTAAAAGCTTAGCAGTTTTTGTTTTACTGGCTTTATCTGCTTCGTGTAGTGATGATTACTTAGATCGACCTGTACAGGATGGATATGTTAGCGATAACTTTTATACTTCGGATGAGCAGGTGCAGCGCACTACTTACGGAATGTACGGAAGAATGTGGGCGCCGTTTTATACTAAATGTTTTTACGCGCTTTCGGAATTGTCATCAGGAAACTGCTGGTCTAATGTTGACGGAAATGAAGTAATTCAGTTTAAATTAACTTCAGACAGTTTCATCTTATCAGATCCGTGGAGATCTTGTTTTAGTATTATTGCACAATCAAATGATTTGATTAATAATTTAGATAAAAATGCAAAAGAAGGTGTAAGTCCGGCTGTAATTAAAAATACCATTGCCGAGGCTCATTTTTTCAGAGCAGTTTCTTATTTTTATTTAGTTCGTTTGTTTGGTCCGGTGCCTATCATCGAGGATAATTTAGCACTTGCTAAAAACCCGATGGTGAATACAAATAGAATCGAAGATGTTTATAAATTCATCGAAAATGATTTAAAATATGCTGCGGCAAACCTTAAATCAAAAGTGAGATTAAGAGGAGGAAGTACAGAGAATGTTTTTGTTTCTCAAGGAACTGCAGAGTCATTTTTGGCTAAAGTATATCTTTATGAAAGAGATTATCCAAACGCAAAATTAATGGCGGAGAAAGTAATTAATTCAGGAGAATTTGGTCTTTTACCTAATTACGCCGATTTGTTTTTGACTAGTAAAAACAATAACGAAGAGTCTATTTATTCCTGGCAATGGTCTGGAGCTGTAAACGAATATCAGGCAGGAAATTTTTCGAATGTGCAATATGGTTTAGATATTTTAAATGACAGAGTATCTTATGGAGCTGTATATATTCCTAGCAATGATATTCAGGAAGCTTTTGAAATAGGAGACGTAAGAAGAAAAGAATCTTATATGATTTACGGAGATACTTATCCGGCACTAAAAGGAGATGATGTAGTAGGGTTTACATTAGATAAAGCAAAATATCCAAATGTTTTAGATGCAACAGGAGCAGCAGTAAAAAAATATGTTGTAGGTCAGGAAACAGGCGAAACTGGTCCGGCAGACAATTGGGGTGCGATGAGCAACTGTAATTATATCATGCGTTATGCTGATCTTTTATTAATTCATGCCGAAGCAATTTTGGCTGGAGCGAGCGAAACTAGTGATCCTGCGGCTAAAGCATCTTTTAATAAAATCAGAAAAAGAGCGGGATTAGCTGAATTAGGCGTTAATGTACCATTGACCAAAAAAGCGTTGTTTCAAGAGCGTAGAGTAGAGTTTGCTTTTGAGGGAGAATTCTGGTATGATTTAGGAAGATTGCCAAGAGCTGAGGCTATTGATATTATTTCGAAACAAGACAGAGGTTCTGATTATGAAGGAGTAAAACATTATACACCTGTAGAAACTGATTTTATTTTTCCTAAACCAGCGAATGATGTTAGGAAAAATCCAAAATTAAAAGAAGCTCCGGTTCCTTACGTTTTTAAATAA
- a CDS encoding SusC/RagA family TonB-linked outer membrane protein — translation MKKLMTNFIHWNANHRVVPLILFLLLTSNCITAQVKVTGIVSDEKGLSIPGANVMVTGTKKSVSTDFDGNYSIDAPANASISVSFIGYVTQTINVKNGGKINVVLKLSAEDLREVLVNVGYRNQKRKDVTGAISSVTAKDFKDSQQVTVEQLLQGRAAGVVVTNNSGKPGGSISVKIRGSASLGGSNEPLYIVDGIPISGDATNQATGGTIVSGYIGTNTGSVTNSPLAFLNPNDIETMDILKDAASAAVYGSRASNGVVIITTKKGKKGTGKITYDTAFSTQNVTRLLKTMDLSQYATQQNALAQYYGVAPRDEFAVPSVLGKGTNWQDEIYRTALMTSHQLSFSGAKDNMSYYVSGGYLNQDGVVIGSDFKRYTFKTNLEAKVKDWLTMGITINTGITNQNITIEGYSDGIIGTTILSTPDVAVKNLDGTYAGPPKDGTQGAWINPVASTLMNTNYLVQKNFQGNFYATVKLAKGLDYRFEFGGSTNIQNFEGFQPTYAWGAAVNKVNQLQERSNTWYGLNLKNMLTYNISLGKHNFNVMALQEANDSHWFGGSQSISGLLSNDVHSINLGDQKTLVASEYKGENALYSFLGSLNYNFDNKYFLQATVRADGSSNFAEDKRWGYFPSISGSWKLSNEKFMEGTKEYIDNIKFRIGYGETGNQNISGGLYGSNIQTIKSALGNFFTAGNIANPDLTWQKAEDSNLGLDFSLFKSKLFATIDVYRKQSSGFLFVLPLPSYVTGLEQYQGGLAAPTVNLGSMRNQGIEATLKYSNSFSKNFSWDATLMFSKNNNKLLSLVDNFDLIKDVQVNGYTTKTVTKSEVGQPIGQFYGYQTVGIIRTNEQLANAPIPYTGNKAVKSVLGDVEYVDQNKDGLIDEKDLTYIGNPQADFIYSFNNQFRYKNLDLSVFLTGSQGNKVMNLTRRAATKNQRLYENQLAEAADFWTPDNPNAKYPRPDGGDGHPNIAISDRYVEDGSYLKISQLTFGYSLPSDVISKTKLSKLRFYASVQNLYTFTKYTGYDPEIGDYNQNALLSGIDSGRYPTNRTITFGMNVEF, via the coding sequence ATGAAAAAACTAATGACTAACTTCATTCATTGGAACGCTAACCACAGAGTAGTTCCTTTGATTTTATTTTTGTTGCTGACCAGTAATTGTATTACAGCTCAGGTTAAGGTAACAGGAATAGTATCTGATGAAAAAGGACTTTCGATACCAGGCGCAAATGTCATGGTAACAGGAACTAAGAAATCAGTTTCAACAGATTTTGACGGAAACTATTCTATTGATGCGCCAGCGAACGCTAGTATTTCAGTTTCGTTTATTGGATATGTTACTCAGACCATTAATGTAAAAAACGGAGGCAAGATAAACGTAGTTTTAAAACTTAGTGCCGAGGATTTACGTGAAGTGCTTGTAAACGTTGGGTATCGTAACCAGAAAAGAAAAGATGTTACAGGTGCAATTTCATCAGTAACGGCAAAGGATTTTAAGGATTCTCAACAAGTAACAGTAGAGCAATTACTTCAGGGTAGAGCTGCCGGGGTTGTTGTTACCAATAATTCAGGAAAACCGGGAGGAAGTATTTCTGTAAAGATTCGTGGTAGTGCATCGTTAGGTGGTAGTAATGAACCGTTATATATTGTAGATGGTATTCCTATTTCAGGAGACGCTACAAATCAGGCTACAGGAGGAACAATTGTTAGTGGTTATATTGGTACAAATACAGGAAGTGTAACCAATAGCCCGTTGGCATTTTTAAACCCGAATGATATTGAGACTATGGACATTCTTAAAGATGCTGCTTCTGCTGCGGTTTATGGTTCAAGGGCTTCGAATGGTGTTGTAATTATTACTACTAAAAAAGGTAAAAAAGGAACTGGAAAAATAACGTATGATACTGCTTTTTCTACACAAAATGTTACAAGACTACTTAAAACAATGGATCTTAGTCAGTATGCTACACAACAAAATGCATTGGCTCAATATTACGGTGTAGCGCCAAGAGATGAATTTGCAGTGCCTTCGGTTTTAGGGAAAGGTACAAACTGGCAGGACGAAATATACAGAACAGCTTTGATGACAAGTCACCAGTTGTCTTTTTCAGGAGCAAAGGATAATATGAGTTATTATGTTTCCGGAGGATATTTGAATCAGGACGGAGTTGTTATTGGATCTGATTTTAAAAGATATACTTTTAAAACCAATCTGGAGGCTAAAGTGAAAGACTGGCTGACAATGGGTATCACTATTAATACAGGAATCACAAACCAAAATATAACTATTGAAGGATATAGCGATGGTATTATTGGTACAACAATATTATCGACTCCGGATGTAGCGGTTAAAAATTTAGACGGGACTTATGCCGGACCGCCTAAAGATGGTACACAAGGCGCATGGATTAATCCTGTTGCCAGTACTTTGATGAATACAAATTATCTGGTACAAAAGAATTTTCAGGGAAATTTTTATGCTACTGTAAAATTAGCAAAAGGATTAGATTATCGTTTTGAATTTGGAGGTTCGACCAATATCCAAAACTTTGAAGGATTTCAGCCTACTTATGCATGGGGAGCTGCTGTAAATAAGGTAAATCAGCTTCAGGAAAGATCGAATACCTGGTACGGACTGAATCTTAAAAATATGCTTACCTATAATATTTCTTTAGGGAAACATAACTTTAATGTTATGGCGCTTCAGGAGGCAAATGATTCTCATTGGTTTGGAGGCAGTCAGTCTATAAGTGGTTTATTAAGTAATGATGTTCACTCTATAAATCTTGGAGACCAAAAAACATTAGTAGCCAGCGAATATAAAGGAGAAAATGCTTTATACTCTTTCTTAGGATCTTTAAATTATAACTTTGATAATAAATACTTTTTGCAGGCTACAGTAAGAGCTGACGGAAGTTCGAATTTTGCCGAAGATAAAAGATGGGGTTACTTTCCGTCGATTTCAGGATCTTGGAAACTTTCGAATGAAAAATTCATGGAAGGTACAAAAGAGTATATCGACAATATTAAATTTAGAATTGGATATGGTGAAACAGGAAACCAAAATATTAGCGGCGGATTGTATGGGTCTAATATTCAGACAATAAAATCGGCTTTAGGGAATTTCTTTACTGCGGGTAATATTGCCAATCCGGATTTAACATGGCAAAAAGCAGAAGACAGTAACTTAGGTCTGGACTTTAGTTTATTTAAATCGAAATTGTTTGCCACTATTGATGTTTACAGAAAACAATCTTCAGGATTTTTATTCGTATTGCCTTTGCCAAGTTACGTTACAGGTTTAGAGCAATATCAGGGTGGTTTGGCAGCGCCAACAGTAAACTTAGGAAGTATGAGAAATCAGGGTATTGAGGCAACGCTTAAATATTCGAACAGTTTTTCTAAAAACTTTTCATGGGATGCTACTCTTATGTTCTCTAAAAACAACAACAAATTGTTGAGCTTGGTTGATAATTTTGATTTAATAAAAGATGTTCAGGTAAATGGTTATACGACTAAAACAGTAACGAAAAGTGAAGTTGGTCAGCCAATAGGTCAGTTTTACGGATACCAAACGGTAGGAATCATTAGAACAAATGAACAATTAGCAAATGCGCCAATTCCTTATACAGGAAACAAAGCAGTAAAAAGTGTTCTGGGAGATGTAGAATATGTAGATCAAAACAAAGACGGATTGATCGACGAAAAGGATTTAACGTATATCGGGAATCCACAGGCTGACTTTATTTATAGTTTCAACAATCAATTTAGATACAAAAATCTTGATCTTTCTGTTTTCTTGACAGGATCTCAAGGGAATAAAGTAATGAACTTAACCAGAAGAGCTGCAACGAAAAATCAACGTTTATACGAAAATCAATTAGCAGAAGCGGCAGATTTCTGGACACCGGATAATCCTAATGCAAAATATCCTAGACCAGACGGCGGAGACGGACATCCAAATATTGCCATCTCTGATCGATATGTAGAAGATGGTTCTTATTTGAAAATTTCGCAGTTAACCTTTGGATATAGTTTACCATCAGATGTGATTTCTAAAACTAAATTAAGCAAATTAAGATTTTATGCAAGTGTTCAAAATCTTTACACTTTCACAAAATACACTGGTTATGATCCGGAAATTGGAGACTACAACCAAAATGCTTTATTGAGCGGAATTGATTCGGGACGTTACCCTACAAACCGCACAATTACTTTTGGGATGAATGTTGAATTTTAA
- a CDS encoding AraC family transcriptional regulator codes for MSSTKNFYREIAPLSAGDSFLVFDRVKDSFDFPVHYHPEFEINFILNGKGVKRVVGDNIEEIDSVELVLIGPNLYHGWELNKCTSKKIHEITIQFHNDLFHESLLSRRIMNPIRDMFNRSIHGILFSKKVAEELTPRLVKLSKLDGMDYFLEITSLLYDLANSRNQRLLSTYTVDYDTFDDYDKMKLVYEYVQKHFAEKITLEDVASVASMSIISFNRFIKKRTGKTFVNYINDIRIGYAARWLVEKDMSVSEVAFKSGFNNIANFNRSFKAIKNCTPSQYREDFSGLKRIL; via the coding sequence ATGAGCAGCACTAAAAATTTTTATAGAGAAATCGCTCCGCTTTCGGCTGGAGATAGTTTTTTAGTTTTCGACAGAGTAAAAGATAGTTTTGATTTTCCGGTACATTATCATCCGGAATTTGAGATTAATTTTATTTTAAATGGCAAAGGAGTGAAGCGTGTCGTGGGTGATAATATTGAAGAAATTGACAGTGTCGAATTGGTTTTGATTGGTCCAAATTTATATCACGGTTGGGAATTAAATAAATGTACAAGCAAAAAAATTCACGAAATTACGATTCAGTTTCATAACGATCTTTTTCATGAATCTTTATTGTCACGACGTATTATGAATCCTATTCGGGATATGTTTAACCGATCGATTCACGGTATTTTATTTTCGAAAAAAGTAGCCGAAGAATTAACTCCAAGACTGGTAAAGCTTTCTAAATTAGATGGTATGGACTATTTTTTAGAAATTACTTCTTTATTATATGATTTGGCAAATTCCAGGAATCAACGTTTGCTGTCGACTTATACTGTAGATTATGATACGTTTGATGATTATGATAAAATGAAGCTGGTTTATGAATATGTGCAGAAACATTTTGCAGAAAAAATAACTTTAGAGGATGTTGCCAGTGTTGCGAGTATGTCGATTATTTCTTTTAACCGATTTATTAAAAAACGTACGGGAAAAACTTTTGTAAACTATATCAATGATATCCGAATTGGGTATGCGGCACGCTGGCTGGTAGAAAAAGATATGAGCGTTTCTGAGGTTGCCTTTAAATCGGGTTTTAATAACATTGCCAATTTTAATCGTAGTTTTAAAGCTATTAAAAATTGCACACCCAGCCAATATAGAGAAGATTTTTCTGGATTAAAACGTATTTTGTAG
- a CDS encoding glycoside hydrolase family 26 protein produces the protein MKKNIIIVIAAIFIGTSCSSQQFISNTNLSLSDKKATPETVSLYKKLNQLTQKGYMFGHQDDLAYGVNWKYENGRSDIKDVVGDYPAVYGWDLAGLEKDSPDNIDGIPFTKMKQFIEESHERGGITTISWHFDNPATGKSAWDNTPNSLKTVLPGGENHQKFTVWLDKAANYLLSLKDKKGKNIPVLFRPYHELTGGWFWWGKGNGTPEEFKSVWKFTFDYLQKKGVHNLIYIYNTSSFSSKEDFLANYPGDNYADVISFDSYQNNDDKQGEKFIAEVQNQLKIIKEIGIEKHKLIAIAEAGYEAIPDPKWWTGTLSKAIGDYKISYVLLWRNHGWQEKEQKMHYYAPYTGQISAKDFVDFYNLDKTLFEKDIKKN, from the coding sequence ATGAAAAAAAACATAATAATAGTAATAGCAGCAATATTCATAGGCACTTCTTGTTCATCGCAACAATTTATAAGTAATACTAATTTGTCACTTTCAGATAAAAAAGCTACACCAGAAACCGTTTCTTTATATAAAAAGCTCAATCAATTAACTCAGAAAGGATACATGTTTGGTCATCAGGATGATCTTGCTTATGGTGTAAACTGGAAATATGAAAATGGTCGAAGCGATATAAAAGATGTCGTAGGCGATTATCCTGCCGTTTATGGCTGGGACCTTGCGGGTCTTGAAAAAGACAGTCCTGATAATATAGACGGAATTCCATTTACAAAAATGAAACAATTTATAGAAGAAAGCCACGAAAGAGGCGGAATCACCACTATAAGCTGGCATTTTGACAATCCGGCAACCGGAAAAAGTGCCTGGGATAACACACCAAATTCATTAAAAACAGTTTTACCCGGCGGTGAAAACCATCAAAAATTTACCGTTTGGTTAGACAAAGCAGCCAATTATCTATTATCGCTAAAAGATAAAAAAGGAAAAAATATTCCAGTGCTTTTCAGACCTTATCATGAACTTACCGGAGGCTGGTTCTGGTGGGGAAAAGGAAATGGTACGCCTGAAGAATTCAAATCGGTATGGAAATTTACTTTTGATTATCTGCAAAAAAAGGGAGTTCATAATTTAATTTATATTTACAATACAAGCAGTTTCAGTTCGAAAGAAGATTTTTTGGCAAACTATCCGGGTGATAATTATGCTGATGTTATAAGTTTCGATTCTTATCAAAATAACGACGACAAACAAGGTGAAAAATTCATTGCAGAAGTTCAGAATCAGTTAAAAATCATCAAGGAAATTGGCATTGAAAAACACAAATTAATTGCCATTGCAGAAGCGGGTTACGAAGCAATTCCAGACCCAAAATGGTGGACAGGAACTTTATCAAAAGCTATTGGTGATTATAAAATTTCCTATGTTTTATTATGGAGAAACCACGGCTGGCAGGAAAAAGAACAAAAAATGCATTATTACGCGCCATATACAGGACAAATAAGCGCAAAGGATTTTGTTGATTTTTATAATCTCGACAAAACTTTATTCGAAAAAGACATTAAAAAAAATTAA
- a CDS encoding MFS transporter, protein MHDKISLKEKIGYGLGDAASSMFWKIFSMYLLFFYTDVFGLAPAVVGTMFLITRIWDSCFDPIVGIIADRTKSKWGKFRPYLLWVAVPFAVIGVLTFYTPDFDEKGKIIYAYVTYSAMMMIYSLINVPYASLLGVMSSDRKERNTLSSYRMVFAFGGSLLALWLIEPLVNYFGGSLNSKSGWLTTIAVFGVITTAFFWACFLFTKERVKPISDEENNLKEDLKDLLKNKPWWILLGAGIGALVFNSIRDGAAVYYFKYYVSSSVNFDFSLFGTDFHMTPTSIYLVLGQAANIIGVIIATPIANKIGKKKTFFGAMALAAILSLIFYLFGKEEIFLIMSFQVLISICAGCIFPLIWSMYADSADYSEWKQGRRATGLVFSASSMSQKFGWTIGGAGAGWLLGYYGFQANVEQTATAQNGIQLMLSILPAIAALISVAFIAFYPLSEEKLQVIEQDLNEKRDQSN, encoded by the coding sequence ATGCACGACAAAATTAGTTTAAAAGAAAAAATAGGATACGGTCTTGGAGACGCAGCATCTTCGATGTTCTGGAAAATCTTCAGTATGTATCTTCTATTTTTCTACACCGATGTTTTCGGATTGGCGCCTGCCGTTGTAGGAACCATGTTTTTGATTACCCGAATCTGGGATTCTTGTTTTGACCCAATTGTGGGAATCATCGCCGACCGAACAAAAAGCAAATGGGGAAAATTCAGACCTTATCTATTATGGGTTGCGGTGCCGTTTGCCGTAATTGGCGTGCTGACGTTTTACACACCAGATTTTGACGAAAAAGGAAAAATAATTTATGCCTATGTAACTTATTCGGCCATGATGATGATTTATTCCTTAATCAATGTGCCGTATGCATCGCTTTTGGGCGTAATGTCATCTGACCGAAAAGAAAGAAATACGTTATCCTCTTACAGAATGGTTTTTGCCTTTGGAGGAAGCCTTCTGGCACTTTGGCTTATTGAACCTTTAGTAAATTATTTCGGCGGAAGCCTAAACTCTAAATCAGGATGGCTTACCACAATTGCTGTTTTTGGAGTAATTACAACTGCTTTTTTCTGGGCTTGTTTTTTATTCACCAAAGAAAGAGTAAAACCAATTTCAGACGAAGAAAACAATTTAAAGGAAGATTTAAAAGATTTATTAAAAAATAAACCGTGGTGGATTTTACTCGGAGCCGGAATTGGTGCTTTGGTTTTCAACTCGATTCGTGACGGAGCTGCCGTTTATTATTTTAAATATTATGTAAGCAGCAGTGTGAATTTTGATTTCTCACTTTTCGGAACCGATTTTCACATGACGCCAACTTCAATCTATTTGGTTTTAGGACAAGCAGCCAACATCATCGGGGTAATTATCGCTACGCCAATTGCTAATAAAATTGGTAAAAAGAAAACCTTTTTTGGTGCCATGGCTTTAGCTGCAATCCTTAGTTTGATTTTCTATTTATTCGGGAAAGAAGAAATATTCTTAATCATGAGTTTTCAGGTTTTAATTAGTATTTGTGCCGGTTGTATTTTCCCGCTAATCTGGTCCATGTATGCAGATAGCGCCGATTATTCTGAATGGAAACAAGGACGCAGAGCAACAGGATTGGTTTTCTCAGCATCCTCAATGTCACAAAAATTTGGATGGACTATTGGCGGAGCCGGAGCCGGATGGCTTTTGGGTTATTACGGCTTTCAGGCCAATGTCGAGCAAACCGCCACAGCTCAAAACGGAATTCAGTTAATGTTAAGCATTCTCCCTGCCATAGCAGCCCTAATATCAGTTGCTTTTATAGCATTCTATCCATTATCCGAAGAAAAACTTCAGGTAATCGAACAAGATTTAAACGAAAAACGAGACCAAAGCAATTAA